In one Echinicola marina genomic region, the following are encoded:
- a CDS encoding alpha/beta hydrolase, which produces MDSTSWVWSAGSLLLRKFETIFSKNRLIIAPEAMNHTYLKGFSGRVGANWMTKHQRELAIENNNRFLNAVLDKILKDFKKMPPINILGFSQGSTTSTRWAAQLTIPVNKLVLWGGGFAHDLDLSQVHNTLIHTPILLVWGKQDPSSMKNGSMSRKHY; this is translated from the coding sequence TTGGATAGTACTTCATGGGTATGGTCAGCTGGCTCCCTTCTTTTAAGAAAGTTTGAAACCATATTTAGCAAAAACCGACTGATCATAGCACCCGAAGCGATGAATCATACCTACTTAAAAGGTTTTTCTGGGAGAGTAGGTGCAAACTGGATGACTAAACACCAAAGGGAACTGGCCATAGAAAACAACAATCGATTTTTAAATGCTGTCTTAGATAAAATACTAAAAGATTTCAAAAAAATGCCCCCGATCAATATCCTAGGATTCTCTCAAGGAAGCACCACTTCCACCAGATGGGCCGCACAACTGACTATTCCTGTTAATAAATTAGTGCTTTGGGGAGGCGGATTCGCCCATGACTTAGACCTCAGTCAGGTTCATAATACCTTGATCCACACCCCAATATTATTGGTCTGGGGCAAACAGGACCCTTCCTCAATGAAGAACGGATCAATGAGCAGAAAACACTATTGA
- a CDS encoding SDR family NAD(P)-dependent oxidoreductase: MSRIALITGATSGIGKACAISLSKEGYSIIATGRRENRLKELKSELAKNVAYHYLVFDVSDREAVEAAIGALDDDWKEIDVLINNAGNAHGLDPIDKGSIDDWDAMMDINVKGLLYVSKQIMPLMKERRAGHIVNIGSIAAKEVYPNGNVYCASKHAVDAITNGMRLDLTQHGIKVTGIHPGLVETEFSKVRFKGDEEKAKKVYEGFEPLKAHDIADIVRFAVTRPNHVVMTDITVLAGGQANSNTVYRK, encoded by the coding sequence ATGAGTAGAATAGCATTGATTACTGGAGCGACCTCCGGAATCGGTAAAGCTTGTGCCATTAGTTTATCCAAAGAAGGTTATAGTATTATAGCTACTGGTAGAAGAGAAAACCGTCTTAAGGAATTGAAAAGTGAATTGGCAAAAAATGTCGCGTATCACTATTTGGTTTTTGATGTGAGTGATAGGGAAGCAGTAGAAGCTGCCATAGGGGCATTGGATGATGATTGGAAAGAGATAGACGTACTAATTAATAACGCAGGTAATGCACATGGACTAGACCCGATAGATAAGGGAAGTATCGATGATTGGGATGCGATGATGGATATTAATGTAAAAGGACTATTGTATGTTTCGAAACAAATTATGCCTTTGATGAAAGAAAGAAGGGCAGGGCATATTGTTAATATCGGTTCCATTGCTGCAAAAGAAGTGTATCCTAACGGTAATGTATACTGTGCTTCCAAACATGCGGTCGATGCCATTACAAATGGGATGAGGTTAGATTTGACACAGCATGGTATAAAAGTAACAGGGATACATCCTGGTCTTGTGGAAACGGAATTTTCAAAGGTGAGATTTAAAGGTGATGAGGAAAAGGCTAAAAAAGTTTATGAAGGATTTGAACCTTTGAAGGCTCATGATATAGCAGATATTGTAAGGTTTGCCGTTACTAGGCCTAATCATGTAGTGATGACTGATATTACTGTGTTGGCTGGGGGGCAAGCAAATAGTAATACGGTATATAGGAAATAG
- a CDS encoding M15 family metallopeptidase → MLYRFFVLGFLWGAFSCKPGGNGEGSGAEYFLEGENKTIVIADESKADSISDFEQGLIDAGLVNVKSVLPEVLVELKYSTTDNFFGRDVYGALTNCYLQKETVEKLKLSLDYLKANYPELIFLIYDGVRPRSVQQILWDNLDKPDSIKPLYVANPQKGSLHNYGVAIDLTLAYRATGEALDLGTHYDFFGYPAYPDREAEMLAAGKINTDHIERRRVLRQAMKKGGFTGIGSEWWHFNAFSLDEAKSKFEIVP, encoded by the coding sequence ATGTTGTATAGATTTTTTGTTCTAGGATTTTTATGGGGGGCTTTTAGCTGTAAGCCTGGAGGTAATGGGGAAGGCAGTGGCGCTGAATACTTTCTTGAGGGAGAGAACAAAACTATTGTTATAGCTGATGAATCCAAAGCTGATTCTATAAGTGATTTTGAGCAAGGACTTATAGATGCGGGACTGGTTAATGTTAAAAGTGTATTGCCAGAGGTGTTGGTGGAATTGAAGTATAGTACTACTGATAATTTTTTCGGTAGGGATGTTTATGGCGCATTGACTAACTGTTATTTACAAAAGGAAACGGTGGAGAAGCTAAAGCTTTCATTGGATTATTTGAAGGCTAATTATCCTGAATTGATTTTTTTGATATATGATGGTGTAAGGCCTAGATCGGTTCAGCAAATCCTATGGGATAATTTGGACAAACCAGACAGCATTAAGCCTTTGTATGTGGCCAATCCGCAAAAAGGTAGCTTACATAACTATGGTGTGGCCATTGATCTTACTCTTGCTTATAGGGCGACAGGTGAGGCGTTGGATTTAGGAACGCATTATGATTTTTTTGGCTATCCGGCATATCCGGATCGTGAAGCTGAAATGTTGGCAGCGGGAAAAATTAATACAGATCATATTGAAAGAAGACGTGTTCTTCGCCAAGCGATGAAAAAGGGTGGATTTACTGGTATTGGTTCGGAATGGTGGCATTTTAATGCCTTTAGCTTGGATGAAGCAAAATCTAAATTTGAAATAGTACCTTAA
- a CDS encoding ThuA domain-containing protein: protein MNLLKSKGLYKALLMLSFILFVSVSSSFAQGQFRALVFSKTQGFRHQSIPNAVKAIKDMAQKRVFSVYTTEDAAVFTDESLAKYDLIILASTTGNILNDEQKAAFIKFVQSGKGVVGIHSATDTEYDWEWYTKMIGGQFKHHPAQQTVRIKVMDSNHPSTYHLGNKYWLWTDELYEYQNFNDDVNVLLQLDESTYDVGSRNGKKMGMGDVHPIAWYHEYDGGRVFYTGLGHVEAAYEDPDFLNHLYGGIWWAAKGYPLD, encoded by the coding sequence ATGAACCTATTAAAAAGTAAGGGGCTGTATAAGGCCTTATTAATGTTGAGTTTTATTTTATTTGTAAGTGTCAGCAGTTCTTTTGCCCAAGGACAGTTCAGAGCTTTGGTGTTTAGCAAGACACAGGGGTTTAGACATCAGTCTATACCAAATGCGGTTAAGGCAATTAAGGACATGGCCCAGAAAAGGGTGTTCAGTGTTTACACTACGGAAGATGCAGCAGTTTTTACTGATGAATCTTTAGCAAAATATGATTTGATTATTTTGGCAAGTACAACAGGTAATATTTTAAATGACGAGCAAAAGGCAGCATTTATAAAATTTGTCCAAAGTGGTAAAGGTGTAGTAGGGATCCACAGTGCTACTGATACGGAGTATGATTGGGAATGGTATACCAAAATGATAGGAGGACAGTTTAAACACCATCCAGCTCAGCAAACAGTAAGGATTAAAGTGATGGACTCTAATCATCCATCTACATATCACCTGGGCAATAAATATTGGTTGTGGACAGATGAGTTATATGAATATCAAAACTTCAATGATGATGTAAATGTTTTATTGCAGTTGGATGAAAGTACTTATGATGTTGGAAGTAGAAATGGTAAAAAGATGGGGATGGGTGATGTTCACCCCATCGCTTGGTATCATGAATATGATGGAGGAAGGGTTTTTTATACTGGATTAGGGCACGTAGAAGCTGCTTATGAGGATCCGGACTTTCTTAATCACCTGTATGGTGGTATTTGGTGGGCAGCCAAAGGATACCCTCTTGATTAA
- a CDS encoding cytidine deaminase: MAKKIAQNICLHILEQGELDKDEMDLMAMAKKSLQNAYAPYSQFAVGAALLLESGEMLSANNQENAAFPVGICAERVLLSYANANYPNQAPLKIALAAKALGSKNYSSISPCGLCRQTINEYELKFNQEIAIYMLNPSGEIFKADNISQLLPFKFNNFK, from the coding sequence ATGGCTAAAAAAATAGCACAAAATATCTGCTTACATATCCTTGAACAAGGAGAGCTGGACAAGGACGAAATGGATTTGATGGCAATGGCTAAAAAATCCCTGCAAAACGCTTATGCGCCTTATTCTCAATTTGCTGTTGGAGCAGCCTTACTCTTAGAAAGTGGAGAAATGCTTTCCGCAAACAACCAGGAAAACGCGGCCTTTCCTGTAGGGATATGTGCAGAGCGCGTTTTACTATCATATGCCAATGCCAATTATCCCAACCAAGCGCCGCTAAAAATTGCCTTAGCAGCTAAGGCTTTAGGAAGTAAAAATTATTCCTCCATTTCTCCTTGTGGACTTTGTCGACAGACAATCAATGAATATGAGTTAAAATTCAATCAGGAGATTGCCATCTATATGCTAAACCCTTCAGGAGAAATATTCAAAGCTGATAATATCAGTCAGTTACTCCCTTTTAAATTCAATAATTTCAAATGA